Proteins from a genomic interval of Medicago truncatula cultivar Jemalong A17 chromosome 3, MtrunA17r5.0-ANR, whole genome shotgun sequence:
- the LOC11429662 gene encoding mitochondrial uncoupling protein 4, with translation MGVKAFLEGGIASIVAGSTTHPLDLIKVRMQLQGEKNLPLRPAYAFHHSSHSPPIFHPKPSVSGPISVGIRIVQSEGITALFSGVSATVLRQTLYSTTRMGLYDVLKQNWTDPEIGTMPVTKKITAGLIAGGIGAAVGNPADVAMVRMQADGRLPVNQRRDYKGVFDAIRRMANQEGIGSLWRGSALTVNRAMIVTASQLASYDTFKEMILEKGWMKDGFGTHVVASFAAGFLAAVASNPIDVIKTRVMSMKVGSGGEGAPYKGALDCAVKTVRAEGVMALYKGFIPTISRQGPFTVVLFVTLEQLRKLLKDF, from the coding sequence ATGGGTGTCAAAGCATTTCTTGAAGGTGGCATTGCTTCCATCGTCGCCGGAAGCACCACTCACCCACTCGACCTAATCAAAGTCCGAATGCAGCTTCAAGGCGAGAAGAATCTCCCTCTTCGCCCCGCTTATGCTTTTCATCACTCTTCACATTCTCCGCCAATCTTTCACCCTAAACCCTCTGTTTCAGGACCCATCTCCGTCGGAATCCGCATTGTTCAATCTGAAGGTATCACCGCTCTTTTCTCCGGCGTATCCGCCACCGTCCTCCGTCAAACACTCTATTCCACCACACGTATGGGTCTCTACGATGTTCTCAAACAAAACTGGACCGATCCAGAAATCGGAACAATGCCGGTAACGAAAAAGATTACAGCAGGTTTAATCGCCGGTGGAATCGGCGCCGCCGTGGGGAATCCTGCTGACGTGGCGATGGTTCGTATGCAAGCTGACGGCAGACTTCCGGTGAATCAGCGACGGGATTACAAAGGCGTGTTTGATGCGATTCGGAGAATGGCGAATCAAGAAGGGATTGGTTCTCTGTGGCGAGGTTCAGCGCTTACGGTGAACCGCGCGATGATCGTAACGGCTTCGCAATTAGCTTCGTATGATACATTCAAGGAGATGATTTTGGAGAAAGGATGGATGAAAGATGGGTTTGGGACCCACGTGGTAGCGAGTTTTGCGGCGGGTTTTTTGGCGGCGGTTGCGTCGAATCCAATTGATGTGATAAAGACTAGGGTTATGAGTATGAAGGTGGGATCTGGTGGGGAGGGTGCACCGTATAAAGGTGCACTTGATTGTGCTGTTAAGACTGTACGTGCTGAAGGGGTTATGGCTCTTTATAAGGGTTTTATTCCTACAATTTCAAGACAGGGTCCTTTTACTGTTGTTCTTTTTGTCACGCTTGAACAACTTAGGAAGCTGCTTAAGGATTTTTGA